The following are encoded in a window of Castanea sativa cultivar Marrone di Chiusa Pesio chromosome 5, ASM4071231v1 genomic DNA:
- the LOC142636548 gene encoding glycerol kinase-like: MSGAKDKDSKPPQEVYVGSIDQGTSSTRFLIYDHSARIVGSHQVEFTQFYPEAGWVEHDPMEILESVRTCIEKAVEKATKDGHDVHKGLKAIGLTNQRETTMLWSKSTGRPLHNAIVWMDVRTSSICRKLEKDLPGGRTHFVETCGLPISTYFSATKLLWLMENVDKVKEAVKAGDALFGTIDSWLIWNLTGGLKGGLHVTDVSNASRTMLMNLKTLDWDQPTLKTLDIAPGILPKIVSNSEVIGKICSGWTVSDVPISGCLGDQHAAMLGQACQRGEAKSTYGTGAFILLNTGEEITQSKHGLLTTLAFKLGAKAPTNYALEGSIAIAGAAVQWLRDSLGIIKTASEIEGLASEVESTGGVYFVPAFNGLFAPWWRDDARGVCIGITRFTSKAHIARAVLESMCFQVKDVLDSMHKDAGEKGEVKNDKGEFVLRVDGGATVNNLLMQIQADLLGSPVVRPADIETTALGAAYAAGLAVGVWTEDDIFAEKVESATIFNPIIDEESRKKKLNSWCKAVSRTFDLADLSL; this comes from the exons atgAGTGGAGCAAAGGACAAGGATTCGAAGCCACCACAAGAAGTGTATGTTGGCTCAATTGACCAAGGAACCAGCAGCACCAGATTCTTAATCTATGACCACTCTGCTCGCATAGTTGGGTCTCACCAGGTTGAGTTCACTCAGTTTTACCCAGAAGCCGg ATGGGTGGAGCATGATCCAATGGAGATTCTGGAGAGTGTGAGGACTTGTATTGAAAAGGCAGTGGAAAAGGCAACAAAGGATGGCCACGACGTGCACAAAGGGCTGAAGGCAATTGGGTTGACTAACCAGAGAGAGACTACTATGCTTTGGAGCAAATCCACTGGTCGTCCTCTCCACAACGCCATTGTTTGGATGGATGTTCGTACCAGTTCTATTTGCAG AAAATTGGAGAAGGATTTGCCAGGTGGAAGAACTCATTTTGTGGAGACATGTGGTCTGCCCATCAGCACCTATTTCAGTGCAACAAAGCTTCTATGGTTGATGGAAAATGTTGATAAGGTTAAGGAGGCAGTGAAAGCAGGGGATGCTCTATTTGGCACTATAGACTCTTGGTTAATTTGGAATTTAACTGGTGGATTGAAGGGAGGACTACATGTCACTGATGTCTCTAATGCATCAAGAACAATGCTCATGAATCTTAAAACACTTGATTGGGATCAACCCACATTAAAAACCCTAGATATTGCGCCTGGAATTCTGCCCAAAATTGTCAGCAATTCTGAGGTTATTGGAAAAATCTGCAGTGGATGGACAGTTTCTGATGTTCCAATTTCTGGATGTTTGGGTGACCAACATGCAGCAATGCTGGGGCAGGCTTGCCAGAGAGGCGAGGCTAAGAGCACTTATGGAACTGGTGCTTTCATACTTCTCAACACGGGTGAAGAGATTACTCAGTCGAAGCATGGGCTTCTGACCACTCTAGCATTCAAGCTTGGCGCTAAAGCTCCTACAAATTATGCTCTGGAGGGATCAATTGCTATTGCTGGAGCTGCAGTTCAGTGGCTCAGAGACAGTCTTGGAATTATTAAAACTGCAAGTGAGATCGAGGGATTGGCATCAGAGGTTGAGTCCACAGGTGGGGTTTATTTTGTGCCTGCGTTTAATGGACTATTTGCTCCTTGGTGGCGTGATGATGCTCGTGGAGTTTGTATTGGAATCACAAGGTTTACAAGCAAGGCTCACATTGCTCGAGCTGTGCTTGAGAGCATGTGTTTCCAAGTCAAAGATGTGTTGGATTCAATGCACAAAGATgcaggagagaagggagagGTTAAGAATGACAAGGGGGAATTTGTGCTTAGGGTGGATGGTGGTGCTACTGTTAACAATCTTTTGATGCAGATACAG GCGGACTTGTTGGGAAGCCCAGTGGTGAGGCCGGCTGACATAGAAACAACCGCACTTGGAGCAGCTTATGCTGCTGGATTAGCAGTTGGGGTTTGGACGGAAGATGATATTTTTGCTGAAAAGGTTGAAAGTGCTACCATTTTCAATCCTATAATAGATGAGGAGTCGAGGAAGAAAAAGCTCAATTCTTGGTGCAAAGCTGTTTCCAGAACTTTTGACTTGGCTGATCTTTCCCTTTGA